A part of Gramella sp. MAR_2010_147 genomic DNA contains:
- a CDS encoding ABC transporter permease has protein sequence MFDIDRWNEIFETIRKNKLRTFLTGLSVASGIFILVILLGIGEGMRNGIAREFEQDASNLIYVFPGVTSKEYKGLNPGRRIQMKNDDFNQILLLYGDKIDNSASTFQNWGMVLNYGRESGSYDVRGSFPAYQQLENISLTAGRFIDLNDINNSEKTMVIGHRVKLDLFKDEDPIGKIVQVSGVNFKIVGVYTDPGGDREESRAVIPITTAQKAFGGGNNIDRLYITLKPEESFDEAVAVSTQFSAELESFLKSRHIVAPDDNSAIHINNTLENAKRFFTLMDMIRYFFWGVGICTIIAGVVGVSNIMLIIVKERTREIGIRKALGAQPMSIIAMILHESIFVTAIAGFLGLIFSLALLEFVGPLIETQYIYNPTVNFTVAINTVVILVVAGALAGFFPAWRAARIKPIIALRDE, from the coding sequence ATGTTTGATATAGATAGGTGGAACGAGATTTTTGAAACCATACGTAAAAATAAATTACGAACTTTTCTAACGGGGCTTTCTGTAGCTTCAGGAATTTTCATCTTAGTGATTCTGCTGGGTATTGGTGAAGGGATGAGAAATGGGATTGCGCGGGAATTTGAACAGGATGCATCCAATTTAATTTATGTTTTTCCTGGAGTTACTTCAAAGGAGTATAAAGGCCTTAATCCCGGCAGGCGCATTCAAATGAAGAACGATGATTTTAACCAGATTTTGCTTTTGTATGGAGATAAGATAGATAATTCTGCATCTACTTTTCAAAACTGGGGAATGGTCTTAAATTATGGCAGGGAGTCAGGTTCCTACGATGTACGTGGTAGTTTCCCGGCTTACCAGCAACTAGAAAATATATCCCTTACTGCCGGGAGATTTATAGATTTAAACGATATCAATAATTCTGAAAAGACCATGGTCATTGGCCATAGGGTTAAACTTGATCTTTTTAAAGATGAGGATCCTATTGGTAAAATAGTGCAGGTATCCGGGGTTAACTTTAAAATTGTTGGGGTTTACACAGATCCTGGAGGCGATAGAGAAGAGAGCAGGGCGGTAATCCCAATCACAACCGCTCAGAAAGCTTTTGGAGGTGGGAATAACATAGACCGCTTATATATCACTTTAAAACCAGAAGAAAGTTTTGACGAGGCAGTTGCTGTATCTACCCAATTTTCAGCTGAGCTTGAGTCTTTTCTTAAAAGCAGACATATAGTAGCGCCAGATGATAATAGTGCTATTCATATCAATAATACTCTGGAAAATGCCAAAAGATTTTTCACTCTCATGGATATGATAAGATACTTCTTCTGGGGTGTGGGCATTTGTACCATAATAGCCGGAGTAGTGGGGGTAAGCAATATTATGCTCATTATAGTTAAAGAGAGAACCCGTGAAATTGGAATTAGAAAGGCATTAGGGGCTCAGCCCATGTCTATCATAGCAATGATCTTACATGAATCAATATTTGTAACTGCCATTGCAGGATTTCTGGGCTTAATTTTCAGTCTTGCCCTATTGGAGTTTGTTGGGCCTTTAATAGAAACGCAATATATCTATAATCCAACGGTGAATTTTACTGTAGCTATAAATACAGTTGTGATTCTTGTAGTAGCGGGTGCATTGGCAGGATTTTTCCCGGCCTGGAGAGCCGCG